The following coding sequences are from one Methanococcoides orientis window:
- a CDS encoding PAS domain S-box protein has protein sequence MKGLPDKLLNNMYKGIWAVDINNKFIYFNEGMEEITGLPRDKIIGADLNYFMELAHLSVGDEGHFRELALRVKDTLKPSRYHSLQFLTPEGKLSIQSGHIFPMVNEDGKYSGIICTVESFSEQKIREKTFKDMLSSKKKLEDIYKNSPVIAFLWTAEKDWPVEFVSDNISQFGYTPEDFTSGKLIYGDIIHPDDLDFVRNDVTQLEIEGRQFFSKEYRILTKSGEVRWVAERSLLVFDEENKPSYYQGIMIDITERKLAEEALLKSEKKYRFIFENSPLGIFNFDEDANITHCNDNIAKIMGVPKDKIIGMNMISDIDDEEMKEAVRAIFSRKSGHYEGKYRNPLSRKTTPIKADYSPNISDDGKLLGGVGIVEDITARVEAEEAMIKYAEDLAAANEELKSLDKMKDEFLSNVSHELKTPLTSIKGYTELISEESLGPLTDKQKEVETTVLRNAERLKRLVDSLLYISKVHSGTVKYIFEPTSIAEIIEMTLQDLKIQIEQKGLTVEKKIPDKLPLINGDKDKLTDTFTNIVDNAIKFTPEGGTLTFAVQEEERYLHIILKDTGIGIPPDLIPMLFRRFYQIDATRKRKYGGTGLGLYICREIVAAHDGKIWAESEGENKGTRIHIQLPK, from the coding sequence ATGAAAGGTTTGCCAGACAAACTGCTCAACAACATGTATAAGGGAATATGGGCTGTTGACATCAACAACAAATTCATCTATTTCAATGAAGGAATGGAAGAAATAACCGGCCTTCCACGCGATAAGATCATTGGAGCAGATCTAAACTACTTCATGGAACTGGCACACCTCAGTGTAGGAGATGAAGGACACTTCAGGGAATTGGCACTTCGTGTAAAAGATACACTGAAACCTTCCCGTTACCACTCATTACAATTTCTGACACCAGAAGGGAAGCTTAGTATACAGAGCGGGCATATTTTTCCAATGGTAAACGAAGATGGCAAATATTCAGGAATAATATGTACTGTGGAAAGCTTTTCAGAGCAAAAGATCCGGGAAAAGACCTTCAAAGATATGTTAAGCTCAAAGAAAAAACTTGAAGACATCTACAAGAACAGCCCTGTAATAGCATTCCTCTGGACAGCAGAAAAGGACTGGCCGGTCGAATTCGTTTCAGATAACATATCACAGTTCGGGTACACCCCCGAAGACTTTACTTCCGGCAAGCTGATATACGGAGATATAATACACCCGGATGATCTTGATTTTGTGCGTAATGACGTGACACAGCTTGAAATTGAAGGAAGGCAGTTCTTTTCAAAGGAATACAGAATACTAACCAAATCCGGCGAAGTAAGATGGGTAGCTGAAAGGTCACTGCTTGTATTTGATGAGGAAAATAAACCATCTTATTACCAGGGCATCATGATCGACATCACCGAGCGTAAACTCGCCGAGGAAGCCCTTCTTAAAAGCGAGAAAAAGTACAGGTTCATTTTCGAGAACTCACCACTTGGAATCTTTAATTTCGATGAAGACGCGAACATAACCCATTGTAATGACAATATTGCAAAGATCATGGGTGTGCCAAAGGACAAGATCATTGGGATGAACATGATAAGTGACATCGATGACGAGGAGATGAAAGAAGCTGTCAGGGCGATCTTCTCTAGAAAGTCCGGGCATTATGAGGGAAAGTACAGGAACCCGTTAAGCAGAAAGACCACACCAATAAAAGCAGATTATAGCCCGAACATCTCAGATGACGGAAAACTGCTTGGTGGCGTCGGTATCGTCGAAGATATCACCGCCCGTGTAGAAGCAGAAGAAGCAATGATAAAATATGCAGAAGACCTTGCAGCTGCCAATGAGGAACTCAAGTCCCTGGACAAAATGAAGGATGAGTTCCTGTCCAACGTAAGTCATGAGCTTAAAACACCTCTTACCTCGATCAAAGGTTACACCGAACTTATCTCCGAAGAATCTCTGGGGCCATTGACAGATAAGCAGAAAGAAGTGGAAACCACCGTACTTCGAAATGCTGAAAGACTGAAGAGACTGGTAGATTCACTACTGTACATAAGCAAAGTACACTCAGGTACCGTGAAGTACATTTTCGAACCAACGTCGATTGCCGAGATCATTGAGATGACACTTCAGGATCTGAAAATACAGATCGAGCAGAAAGGGCTTACAGTGGAGAAGAAGATCCCGGATAAACTACCCCTGATAAATGGCGATAAGGACAAGCTCACAGATACGTTCACCAATATTGTTGACAATGCCATCAAGTTCACACCCGAAGGAGGAACACTGACCTTCGCCGTGCAAGAGGAAGAGAGATACCTGCACATCATCCTGAAGGACACCGGCATAGGCATCCCACCAGACCTTATCCCAATGCTCTTCAGGCGTTTCTACCAGATCGATGCTACAAGGAAACGCAAATACGGAGGTACCGGTCTGGGGCTGTACATCTGCAGAGAGATCGTCGCAGCCCACGACGGTAAGATATGGGCAGAGAGCGAAGGAGAGAACAAGGGAACGAGGATACATATCCAACTGCCTAAATGA
- the argH gene encoding argininosuccinate lyase: MSDILRRGRLASVPDEEIIEYTSSMSADKWIFNSDVLVDLAHTVMLKERNVIKAEDCQKILEGLLKIREEGIEKLDHTYEDIHISLESRLIDMAGEDVGGRMHSGRSRNDEVATCIRLTLRDELLLIMEDLINLRNTLIDVSSENVDTLMPGFTHLQHAQPTTLAHHLTAHANAIGRDFERTRDCYSRVNMSPLGAAAFASTGFDLDRERTRMLLGFDGIVENSMDAVSSRDFLIETAAVFANLMINLSKMAEELVIWSTSEFAFIELDDRYASTSSIMPQKKNPDTAELLRGKSGVAIGSLMSLLSICKALPLSYNRDLQEATPNIWRSLKTTRTSVRVMAGMIATMKINKENMAGLATAGFTTATELADTMVRVCDIPFRTAHQIVGVLARGNGEPTLGEIDAVAHNVIGESLSGRGLTEQMVNEALDPIMNVSKRTVTGGPSPDAMQQLISNCRTRSTEDENSLNELKASVDSAMEALFSVVDDCMSD; the protein is encoded by the coding sequence ATGAGCGATATTTTAAGAAGAGGACGACTGGCGTCCGTCCCTGATGAAGAGATCATAGAGTACACCTCATCAATGAGCGCTGACAAATGGATATTCAATTCTGATGTCCTTGTAGACCTTGCACACACGGTCATGCTCAAAGAGAGAAATGTGATAAAAGCAGAGGACTGCCAGAAAATACTGGAAGGACTTCTGAAAATAAGAGAGGAAGGTATCGAGAAACTCGACCACACTTATGAGGATATTCACATCTCCCTTGAATCAAGGCTCATTGACATGGCAGGAGAAGATGTCGGCGGACGTATGCACTCCGGAAGGTCACGCAACGATGAGGTTGCTACCTGCATCAGACTTACGCTCAGGGATGAACTGCTGTTGATCATGGAAGACCTGATCAACCTTCGCAACACACTGATAGATGTATCTTCAGAAAATGTCGATACTCTTATGCCGGGTTTCACCCACCTGCAGCACGCACAGCCAACCACTCTGGCACACCACCTGACAGCGCATGCAAATGCCATAGGTCGTGATTTCGAGCGTACAAGGGACTGCTACTCACGTGTGAACATGAGCCCGCTTGGTGCTGCAGCTTTTGCATCCACAGGCTTTGATCTGGACAGAGAAAGAACAAGAATGCTCCTCGGTTTTGACGGTATCGTTGAGAACTCCATGGATGCCGTCAGCTCACGCGATTTCCTGATAGAGACAGCAGCAGTTTTCGCAAATCTCATGATAAACCTGAGCAAGATGGCCGAGGAACTTGTGATATGGTCCACCTCCGAATTCGCATTCATTGAACTGGATGACAGGTATGCATCCACTTCATCCATCATGCCACAGAAAAAGAACCCAGACACTGCCGAACTGCTGAGAGGAAAGAGCGGTGTTGCCATCGGTTCACTCATGTCACTGTTATCAATCTGCAAAGCATTGCCGTTAAGCTATAACCGCGACCTGCAGGAAGCAACACCGAACATCTGGCGCTCCCTGAAGACAACAAGAACATCCGTCAGAGTCATGGCCGGAATGATAGCAACCATGAAGATCAACAAGGAGAACATGGCAGGCCTGGCAACAGCAGGTTTCACAACTGCAACCGAGCTTGCAGATACCATGGTGCGTGTCTGTGACATCCCGTTCAGAACCGCACATCAGATAGTTGGCGTGCTTGCACGGGGAAATGGTGAACCTACACTTGGAGAGATCGATGCTGTCGCCCACAATGTCATTGGAGAAAGCTTAAGCGGAAGAGGACTTACCGAGCAGATGGTAAACGAGGCACTCGACCCGATAATGAACGTCAGCAAGCGAACTGTAACAGGTGGACCATCACCGGACGCCATGCAGCAGTTAATCAGCAATTGCAGGACAAGATCAACAGAGGATGAGAACAGCCTCAACGAACTGAAGGCTAGTGTTGACAGCGCCATGGAAGCACTTTTCAGCGTCGTAGATGACTGCATGAGTGACTGA
- the gatD gene encoding Glu-tRNA(Gln) amidotransferase subunit GatD: MEFELGDRIRIEKDGNIYEGIVMPTTTDHVVVKMVSGYNAGIDPEGATITLLEKADPNKAVKKEKATKAKPSKKLPKVTILSTGGTIASKVDYRTGAVTAQFSADDIVDAIPEITEIANISGRVVYNILSENMKTEYWTELAQAVAEEIENGADGIIVAHGTDTMMYSAAALSFMLKTPVPIVFVGSQRSADRPSSDNAMNAICATKVAVSDIAEVCVVMHDTACDDRCAIHYGTKVRKMHTSRRDAFQSINSNPIGYVDYSTKKIETVMPYTKRGTHEIEVKATLEPKCALVKFVPGADSDILSYYINSGYKGIVIEGTGLGHVSTDWIPNIERATEAGIPVVMTSQCLNGRVCDRVYDTGRDILKAGAIEGEDMLPEVALVKLMWALGQGGDLEEIDSVMATSVENEITECTLK; the protein is encoded by the coding sequence ATGGAATTTGAACTTGGTGACAGAATAAGGATAGAGAAGGACGGAAATATTTACGAGGGTATCGTAATGCCAACCACTACAGATCATGTCGTGGTCAAGATGGTCAGTGGGTACAATGCAGGCATTGACCCTGAAGGCGCAACGATAACACTGCTTGAGAAAGCTGACCCGAATAAAGCAGTGAAGAAAGAGAAAGCTACAAAAGCAAAGCCATCAAAGAAACTCCCAAAGGTCACCATCCTCTCCACCGGCGGAACGATTGCCAGCAAAGTGGACTACCGCACAGGCGCGGTCACCGCACAGTTCTCTGCTGACGATATCGTGGATGCCATCCCGGAGATCACAGAGATCGCAAACATCAGCGGAAGGGTCGTTTACAACATCCTGTCCGAGAACATGAAGACCGAATACTGGACCGAACTCGCCCAGGCTGTCGCCGAAGAGATAGAGAACGGTGCTGACGGTATCATCGTTGCCCACGGAACCGACACCATGATGTACTCCGCAGCAGCCCTGTCATTCATGCTCAAGACCCCGGTACCAATCGTCTTCGTGGGTTCCCAGCGCAGTGCTGACAGACCCAGCAGTGATAATGCAATGAATGCCATCTGTGCCACAAAGGTCGCAGTCAGTGACATCGCCGAAGTATGCGTGGTCATGCACGACACCGCCTGCGATGACCGCTGTGCGATCCATTACGGCACTAAGGTAAGGAAGATGCACACATCCAGAAGGGATGCATTCCAGTCCATCAATTCCAATCCTATCGGCTATGTGGACTATTCTACAAAGAAGATCGAGACGGTCATGCCATACACTAAACGCGGCACCCACGAGATCGAAGTTAAAGCCACCCTTGAACCAAAATGCGCCCTGGTGAAGTTCGTACCCGGTGCCGACTCAGATATTCTCTCATACTACATTAACTCCGGCTACAAGGGTATCGTCATCGAAGGAACCGGGCTGGGCCATGTTTCCACGGACTGGATCCCGAACATCGAGCGTGCCACAGAAGCAGGCATCCCGGTCGTCATGACATCACAGTGTCTCAACGGACGTGTGTGTGACCGTGTCTACGATACAGGAAGAGATATCCTTAAAGCCGGTGCAATCGAAGGCGAAGACATGCTTCCAGAGGTCGCTCTGGTGAAGCTTATGTGGGCACTTGGACAGGGCGGAGATCTGGAAGAGATTGATTCTGTTATGGCCACAAGTGTTGAGAACGAGATAACGGAGTGTACGTTGAAGTGA